Below is a window of Streptomyces spongiicola DNA.
CCTGGCTGGAGGGCAGCGGCACGGACGTGCTGTGCGTCCAGGAGGCCAAGTGCACCGCCGAGCAGTTCCCGGTGGACGCCCTCAAGGAGCTCGGCTACGAGTCCGCGGTCAACGCCGACGGCAGGTGGAACGGTGTGGCGGTGCTCTCCCGGGTGGGCCTCGAGGACGTCGTGAAGGGCCTCCCCGGCGGCCCGGAGTACGGCGGAGTGCAGGAGCCCCGGGCGGTGAGCGCCACCTGCGGCCCGGTCCGCGTCTGGTCGGTGTACGTGCCGAACGGCCGCGAGGTCGCCCATGAGCACTACGCGTACAAGCTGGCCTGGCTGGAGGCGCTGAGGGCCGCGGTCGCGGAGGACGCGGCGTCCGGCCGCCCGTTCGCGGTGCTCGGCGACTACAACATCGCGCCGACCGACGACGACGTGTGGGATCCGTCCTTCTTCGAGGGGATGACCCATGTGACCGGGCCGGAGCGCGCCGCACTGGCCGGGCTGCGCGAGGCGGGCCTCGCCGACGTGGTCCCGCGCCCGCTGAAGTACGACCACCCGTTCACGTACTGGGACTACCGCCAGCTGGGCTTCCCCAAGAACCGGGGTATGCGCATCGACCTGGTGTACGGCAACGAGCCGTTCACCGCGGCCGTCAAGGACAGCTATGTCGACCGCGAGGAGCGCAAGGGCAAGGGCGCCTCGGACCACGCCCCCGTGGTGGTCGACCTCGATCTCTGAGCGGCGCCCTCCAGCGCCCGGGGCACACTCTCCGGTCGGCGTCCGCGCGCCCAGTGGTGTGCCCGTCCACGGGAATGCGAGGCTGATCGGTATGAACATCCCATTCTTGGACGGCTGGCGCAGAAGGCACGGCGGCCCCCGGGGGCAGTCGCCGGTGTCCGCGCCCGGGGGCGATCCGGAGGGTGTGGCGGAGCTGCTGTCCGAGTGCGCGCTGCTGCGGGCGACGGTGGGCCGGCAGGGGCTCGAACTCGACGACACCCCTTCCTCGTTGGAGGCGCTGGACCAGTTGCCCCCGCGCTGGCGGGACGACCCGGAGGAGCTTCCCTGGCTGGGGAACGACGCGGGGCTCTACCTGGGCACGGTGATCGTCCGTACCGTGCGGGGCGCCGCCTGGCACGTCTGGCCGGGCGGCCACCCCGTGGTGCGGCTCGCCTCCGGGCGCGAGGTCAACGTGGTGGAGGCGGGGCTCGACTGGGCGGTGCACGGATCGCCCGAGCTGTCCCAGGTGTACGCGGAGGCGGCCGAGGCCTGACCCGACTTCGATCCCTTTAGATGGCTATTACCGCTTTTGTCCTATCCGGTGCGTGTCGGGTCGTGAAGTGCCTTGCCGGGCTGGATAGTTTGCGCTGACCTCGACACCACCGAGATTGGGGCAGAGCAGCGTATGGCCGTCGATCCGCTGATCGAGTTGAGTGATGTCGTCATGGAGCGCGTGTGCGTCGCGCGTCCCCCGGAGCCGGGCGGTAGCTCGTAGAGCCGTGCCCGGCTCGGCGCCGGCCGGAGATCACTGCTCGCGCAACGGGACCGACACATATACGAGGGGTCGGTCGCGGGTGAGGAGAAGGTCAGCCGTGCGCCGGACGGGTTGTGCTCGATGCAGAGCGGGTCGACTGTGTCGACGACCGGGGCCGGGCGATGGCCGGCCGGGACGTCGTAGGCGGTGGAGAACAGCTCCAGGTCTACGGGGAACGGCTTGCCCGGAGTCCGGCCGTGGAACGTGTCCGGCGCATGGCCGACCGGCTTGCCGAGGCCGAGCGGCCCCACGTCGTGGAGGTAGGCGACGAGGGTGCCGCTCTCCTTGGTGTCGGAGACCGTGGTGTGGGGCTTCGCCGCGCCACTGATCCGCCGGGGGGTGCCGTAGCGCTCGGACCGCCGGACTGCGTCGAACCACCGGGGGAGGAGCGGGATCGAGGGGGAGGAACGGGAACGAGGGGGAGGAACGGGAACGAGGGGGTGGGGGCGGTCCCGCGAAGCGGTCCAGGGTGCCGGGGAGCCTCGGCCGTTCCCCTCCGGCCCAACGTCGGCCGGGACGACCCGGTCAAGGCGAAACCGCGATGCGATGCAGAGCCTGTGACGCCGGGACGTGTCATCCCCGAAAGAGGCGAGGCCGCAGCGGATCTGGCCGGCACCGGGGCGCCGGCGGGACCCGTACGCGTCGGGGCCCGTACGCGTCGGGGCCTGGCCGTGGCGGTGACGCGGCCCGGCCGTCCGCCGCCACGGGGAGGTGCGTCACGGCGCCGGTGCCGGGTCCGGCTCGCCGGC
It encodes the following:
- a CDS encoding DUF6278 family protein; its protein translation is MNIPFLDGWRRRHGGPRGQSPVSAPGGDPEGVAELLSECALLRATVGRQGLELDDTPSSLEALDQLPPRWRDDPEELPWLGNDAGLYLGTVIVRTVRGAAWHVWPGGHPVVRLASGREVNVVEAGLDWAVHGSPELSQVYAEAAEA
- a CDS encoding exodeoxyribonuclease III: MRIATFNVNSITARLPRLLAWLEGSGTDVLCVQEAKCTAEQFPVDALKELGYESAVNADGRWNGVAVLSRVGLEDVVKGLPGGPEYGGVQEPRAVSATCGPVRVWSVYVPNGREVAHEHYAYKLAWLEALRAAVAEDAASGRPFAVLGDYNIAPTDDDVWDPSFFEGMTHVTGPERAALAGLREAGLADVVPRPLKYDHPFTYWDYRQLGFPKNRGMRIDLVYGNEPFTAAVKDSYVDREERKGKGASDHAPVVVDLDL